The following are encoded together in the Oreochromis aureus strain Israel breed Guangdong linkage group 18, ZZ_aureus, whole genome shotgun sequence genome:
- the LOC120434259 gene encoding gastrula zinc finger protein XlCGF8.2DB-like isoform X4: MRIHTGEKPHLCSTCGKRFTQRGQLKSHMRIHTGEKPHSCSACGKRFTQKSQLKSHMRIHTGEKPHLCSTCGKRFTQGGQLKSHMRIHTGEKPHSCSACGKRFTQKSQLKSHMQIHTGEKPHSCSTCGKRFTQKSQLKSHMRIHTGEKPHSCSTCGKRFSLKQILNRHMRIHTGEKPHSCSTCGKRFTQKGHLKSHMRIHAGEKPHSCSTCGKRFSMKHILNRHMRIHTGEKPHCCSTCGKRFHVKSNLKTHMQIHTGEKPHSCSTCGKRFSLKQILNRHMRIHTGEKPHSCRTCGKQFSLKQILNMHMRIHTGEKHIVAAPV; this comes from the coding sequence ATgcgaattcacacaggtgagaagccacatTTATGTAGCACCTGTGGCAAAAGATTTACTCAGAGGGGTCAGTTGAAGAGTCACATgcgaattcacacaggtgagaagccacatTCTTGTAGCgcctgtgggaaaagatttacTCAGAAGAGTCAGTTGAAGAGTCACATgcgaattcacacaggtgagaagccacatTTATGTAGCACCTGTGGCAAAAGATTTACTCAGGGGGGTCAGTTGAAGAGTCACATgcgaattcacacaggtgagaagccacatTCTTGTAGCgcctgtgggaaaagatttacTCAGAAGAGTCAGTTGAAGAGTCACATGcaaattcacacaggtgagaagccacattcttgtagcacctgtgggaaaagatttacTCAGAAGAGTCAGTTGAAGAGTCACATgcgaattcacacaggtgagaagccacattcttgtagcacctgtgggaaaaggTTTAGTTTGAAACAAATTTTGAATAGGCACATgcgaattcacacaggtgagaagccacattcttgtagcacctgtggCAAAAGATTCACTCAGAAGGGTCACTTGAAGAGTCACATGCGAATTCACGCAGGTGAGAAGCCACattcttgtagcacctgtgggaaaagatttagTATGAAACATATTTTGAATAGGCACATgcgaattcacacaggtgagaagccacatTGCTGTAGTACTTGTGGGAAAAGATTTCATGTAAAATCAaatttgaaaacacacatgcaaattcacacaggtgagaagccacattcttgtagcacctgtgggaaaagatttagTTTGAAACAAATTTTGAATAGGCACATgcgaattcacacaggtgagaagccacatTCTTGTCGCACCTGTGGGAAACAGTTTAGtctcaaacaaattttaaatatgcacatgcgaattcacacaggtgagaaacacATTGTTGCAGCACCTGTGTGA
- the LOC120434259 gene encoding zinc finger protein 2 homolog isoform X2 produces MSSVQHLRDFIKERLTTAAEQIFSEFEKTIVRYEEEIRQLRLLNIRPGIKSHNTGLDDQQVCDQERSSSLNQEDPEPPQTKEEREETCSSEEGEQLELKQEDEGIHVWTGEQLDFLCKPGLRLTKIDLPQQHDCKENEDLDDPQVCSQERNSSLDQQDKDPPQIKEEQEEISINQEEEQLALKQETKSGIVWTGQQLGIMWNSEVKLHRIDFPQHDCKDEDGLTNQQVCNQEKNSSLHQKDPSQIKEEQEELRTTQEEKPLVLKQETATFPAREASNHSEPEPSSDQLLSHNSPVTDQDEIKDGNSHRNESEQVVSGLTVQNCKTAHLCSTCGKRFTRRGQLKSHMRIHTGEKPHLCSTCGKRFTQRGQLKSHMRIHTGEKPHSCSACGKRFTQKSQLKSHMRIHTGEKPHLCSTCGKRFTQGGQLKSHMRIHTGEKPHSCSACGKRFTQKSQLKSHMQIHTGEKPHSCSTCGKRFTQKSQLKSHMRIHTGEKPHSCSTCGKRFSLKQILNRHMRIHTGEKPHSCSTCGKRFTQKGHLKSHMRIHAGEKPHSCSTCGKRFSMKHILNRHMRIHTGEKPHCCSTCGKRFHVKSNLKTHMQIHTGEKPHSCSTCGKRFSLKQILNRHMRIHTGEKPHSCRTCGKQFSLKQILNMHMRIHTGEKHIVAAPV; encoded by the exons GTCTGGATGATCAGCAGGTCTGTGACCAGGAAAGGAGCTCCAGTCTCAACCAGGAGGACCCAGAGCCTCCACAGACTAAAGAGGAACGGGAGGAAACCTGCAGCAGTGAGGAAGGAGAGCAGCTTGAATTGAAGCAGGAGGATGAAGGCATTCATGTCTGGACCGGAGAACAGCTGGATTTCTTGTGTAAACCTGGATTACGGCTGACCAAAATAG ACCTCCCACAGCAACATGATTGTAAGGAAAATGAGGATCTGGATGACCCGCAGGTCTGTAGCCAGGAGAGGAACTCCAGTCTGGACCAGCAAGACAAAGATcctccacagattaaagaggaacaaGAGGAAATCTCCATCAATCAGGAAGAAGAGCAGCTTGCACTGAAGCAGGAAACCAAAAGCGGCATCGTCTGGACCGGGCAGCAGCTGGGCATCATGTGGAACTCTGAAGTAAAGTTGCATAGAATAG ATTTTCCACAACATGACTGTAAGGACGAGGATGGGCTCACAAATCAGCAGGTCTGTAACCAGGAGAAGAACTCCAGTCTACACCAGAAGGATCCTTcacagattaaagaggaacaggaggaactcCGTACCACTCAAGAGGAAAAACCGCTTGTTCTAAAGCAGGAGACTGCAACTTTTCCTGCTCGTGAAGCAAGTAACCACAGTGAACCAGAACCAAGCAGTGACCAGCTCCTTTCTCACAACTCTCCTGTCACAGATCAGGATGAAATCAAGGATGGTAACTCACACAGAAATGAGTCGGAGCAAGTCGTATCAGGCCTGACAGTTCAAAATTGCAAGACCGCACATTTatgtagcacctgtgggaaaagatttacTCGGAGGGGTCAGTTGAAGAGTCACATgcgaattcacacaggtgagaagccacatTTATGTAGCACCTGTGGCAAAAGATTTACTCAGAGGGGTCAGTTGAAGAGTCACATgcgaattcacacaggtgagaagccacatTCTTGTAGCgcctgtgggaaaagatttacTCAGAAGAGTCAGTTGAAGAGTCACATgcgaattcacacaggtgagaagccacatTTATGTAGCACCTGTGGCAAAAGATTTACTCAGGGGGGTCAGTTGAAGAGTCACATgcgaattcacacaggtgagaagccacatTCTTGTAGCgcctgtgggaaaagatttacTCAGAAGAGTCAGTTGAAGAGTCACATGcaaattcacacaggtgagaagccacattcttgtagcacctgtgggaaaagatttacTCAGAAGAGTCAGTTGAAGAGTCACATgcgaattcacacaggtgagaagccacattcttgtagcacctgtgggaaaaggTTTAGTTTGAAACAAATTTTGAATAGGCACATgcgaattcacacaggtgagaagccacattcttgtagcacctgtggCAAAAGATTCACTCAGAAGGGTCACTTGAAGAGTCACATGCGAATTCACGCAGGTGAGAAGCCACattcttgtagcacctgtgggaaaagatttagTATGAAACATATTTTGAATAGGCACATgcgaattcacacaggtgagaagccacatTGCTGTAGTACTTGTGGGAAAAGATTTCATGTAAAATCAaatttgaaaacacacatgcaaattcacacaggtgagaagccacattcttgtagcacctgtgggaaaagatttagTTTGAAACAAATTTTGAATAGGCACATgcgaattcacacaggtgagaagccacatTCTTGTCGCACCTGTGGGAAACAGTTTAGtctcaaacaaattttaaatatgcacatgcgaattcacacaggtgagaaacacATTGTTGCAGCACCTGTGTGA